A genomic window from Bacillota bacterium includes:
- a CDS encoding phosphopentomutase, whose translation MKYKRIFLIVIDSVGVGELPDAAKYNDVGSNTIGNLAKATNGITLPMLESFGYGNLTDILGVAPVNHPKANTTKMIEISNGKDTMTGHWEIMGLKTEVPFQTFTEHGFPKELILELEKATGRKIVGNMAASGTEILDLLGPHQMETGDLIVYTSADSVLQIAAHEEIIPLNELYDICRKARKITLKPEWKVGRVIARPYLGNPKDGFKRTPNRHDYALSPSGKTVLNYLEDEKYDVISVGKIKDIFNGSGITDHYSIVSNHDGMIKTIDLAKGDFTGLAFINLVDFDALYGHRRDAVGYKAALEEFDQDLTTLLKELDSNDLLIITADHGNDPTFRGTDHTREYIPLFIYNRDLNGSFLPISKTFADISATIAENFNVSKTKYGKSLLRQLQ comes from the coding sequence ATGAAATACAAACGCATATTTTTAATCGTCATTGATTCCGTTGGAGTAGGAGAACTACCTGATGCCGCAAAATATAATGATGTTGGATCAAATACCATAGGAAACCTTGCAAAAGCAACAAATGGTATTACTTTACCTATGCTTGAATCGTTTGGGTATGGAAATTTAACGGATATTCTAGGAGTCGCTCCTGTAAATCATCCAAAAGCTAATACGACAAAAATGATTGAAATTAGTAATGGAAAAGATACCATGACAGGTCACTGGGAAATCATGGGACTTAAAACGGAAGTTCCGTTTCAAACCTTTACCGAACACGGGTTTCCTAAAGAATTAATTTTAGAACTTGAAAAAGCAACCGGCAGAAAAATAGTTGGAAACATGGCTGCCTCCGGAACAGAAATCTTAGATTTACTTGGACCTCATCAAATGGAAACGGGGGATTTAATCGTGTACACTTCTGCAGATTCCGTTTTACAAATTGCGGCTCATGAAGAAATTATTCCATTAAATGAACTCTATGATATTTGTCGTAAAGCAAGAAAGATAACTTTAAAACCCGAATGGAAAGTGGGAAGAGTAATTGCAAGACCTTACCTAGGTAATCCAAAAGATGGATTTAAAAGAACGCCAAATCGACACGATTATGCTTTATCTCCATCTGGGAAAACGGTTTTAAATTATTTAGAAGATGAAAAGTATGATGTTATTTCAGTTGGAAAAATCAAAGACATCTTTAATGGATCTGGAATTACAGATCATTATTCTATCGTTTCAAATCACGATGGAATGATAAAAACGATAGATCTTGCAAAAGGTGACTTTACTGGGCTTGCCTTTATCAATTTAGTTGATTTTGATGCACTGTATGGACATCGACGCGACGCTGTTGGATACAAAGCCGCTTTAGAAGAATTTGATCAAGACTTAACAACGCTTTTGAAAGAATTAGATTCCAATGATTTGTTAATCATCACAGCAGATCACGGAAACGATCCTACTTTTAGAGGAACCGATCATACAAGAGAATACATTCCTTTGTTTATTTACAATCGTGATTTAAATGGAAGTTTTCTTCCAATTTCAAAAACGTTTGCGGATATCTCAGCTACCATTGCCGAAAATTTTAATGTCAGTAAAACCAAATATGGAAAAAGTTTATTAAGACAGCTTCAATAA
- the xerD gene encoding site-specific tyrosine recombinase XerD, protein MLQSYLKEYTYYLRITKNLSKNTIICYEHDILDYLIFLEENYHIKTMDLVEKQHILNYVIRLKRKNMVSKSITRKLSSIRSFHQYLLFEKIIDDNIVKKIPKPKTQKLLPVVLNIEETERLITCSHGKETPLDLRNTAMIEIAYGAGLRVSELVDLKLSDLHLNVNLVKIIGKGNKERIVPLGDESVKALRKYIVEGRPFLHPIQAEVLFVNKSGARLSRIGFYKMIQTLAKKANIEKQISPHTLRHSFATHLLENGADLKSVQELLGHEDILTTENYTHISKKHLQDAYESAHPRANRKEDKA, encoded by the coding sequence ATGTTACAATCTTATTTAAAAGAATATACCTATTACTTGCGAATCACTAAAAATCTATCTAAAAACACGATTATTTGTTATGAACATGATATTTTAGATTATTTGATTTTTTTGGAAGAAAATTATCATATTAAAACGATGGATTTGGTTGAAAAACAACACATTTTAAATTATGTTATTCGTTTAAAAAGAAAGAATATGGTTTCAAAAAGCATCACAAGAAAATTATCATCCATTCGTTCTTTTCATCAATACTTACTTTTCGAAAAAATTATTGACGATAATATCGTAAAAAAAATACCGAAGCCCAAAACGCAAAAATTGTTGCCAGTCGTTTTAAACATCGAGGAAACCGAACGACTGATTACTTGTTCTCATGGAAAAGAAACTCCACTGGATTTACGTAACACTGCAATGATTGAAATTGCATATGGAGCAGGACTTAGAGTATCCGAATTGGTGGATTTAAAGTTATCTGATTTGCATTTAAATGTGAATTTAGTTAAAATAATAGGTAAAGGGAACAAAGAAAGAATTGTTCCACTTGGTGATGAAAGTGTGAAAGCCCTTCGAAAATACATCGTCGAAGGCAGACCTTTTTTACATCCCATTCAAGCTGAAGTGCTGTTTGTCAATAAATCAGGCGCTCGCTTGAGTCGAATCGGATTTTACAAGATGATTCAAACTCTTGCCAAAAAAGCGAACATCGAAAAACAAATTTCACCTCATACCTTAAGACACTCTTTTGCAACACATTTGCTAGAGAACGGTGCGGATTTAAAATCAGTCCAAGAACTGTTAGGGCACGAAGATATCTTGACAACAGAGAATTATACACATATTAGTAAAAAGCATCTTCAAGATGCCTATGAATCTGCACACCCCCGTGCAAATAGAAAAGAGGACAAAGCATGA
- the hemW gene encoding radical SAM family heme chaperone HemW, whose product MIKGLYIHLPFCEKICHYCDFAKMVASKEYHIKYVTSLLQELTFYGKQLSQIQTIYIGGGTPSFLDESLLELLFKQIHLQIDMSLVKEFSIESNPKDITPSFVKLIQKYQVNRISIGVQTFDEKLLSVLGRNHLPQDVISAVTILHNHHFDNINFDLMYSIPYQSLEQFKHDLSIAVSLNPSHLSVYSLILEPKTKFDYDVKKGKLELVLEETEEQMSNYMTTYLESKGYYQYEFSNYSLQNRQCLHNLIVWNLEEYLGIGLGAASQIEEVRFKNASTYKSYLELVSKNNKGIQVFEDFNPIQETILLGLRKTEGISLSDFNQKFNGSVFQKYPELENHLSNGLLEMKNDRLYLTKKGMLLSNQVFLSLF is encoded by the coding sequence TTGATTAAAGGACTATACATTCATTTGCCATTTTGCGAGAAAATTTGTCATTATTGTGACTTTGCAAAAATGGTAGCTTCAAAAGAATATCACATAAAATATGTGACATCTCTTTTACAAGAATTAACATTTTATGGAAAACAACTCTCTCAGATTCAAACGATTTACATCGGCGGAGGTACGCCTTCTTTTCTTGATGAATCTTTACTTGAACTTCTCTTTAAACAAATACATCTTCAAATAGATATGTCTTTAGTCAAAGAGTTTTCAATAGAATCAAATCCAAAAGACATTACTCCAAGCTTTGTAAAATTGATTCAAAAATACCAAGTGAATCGAATAAGCATTGGAGTTCAAACATTTGATGAAAAACTTTTATCTGTCTTAGGAAGAAATCATTTACCTCAAGATGTAATCAGCGCAGTAACCATACTTCACAATCACCACTTTGATAATATTAATTTTGATTTAATGTATTCGATACCTTATCAATCACTAGAACAATTCAAACATGATTTATCGATAGCCGTTTCTCTTAACCCAAGTCATCTTTCTGTATACTCTTTAATCCTTGAACCCAAAACGAAATTTGATTACGATGTAAAAAAAGGAAAATTAGAACTTGTCTTGGAAGAAACAGAAGAACAAATGTCAAACTACATGACAACTTATTTAGAATCAAAAGGATACTATCAATACGAATTTAGCAATTATTCACTTCAAAACAGACAATGTCTACATAATTTAATTGTGTGGAATTTAGAAGAATACCTTGGAATAGGACTTGGGGCAGCCTCTCAAATAGAAGAAGTTCGTTTTAAAAACGCCTCTACCTATAAGTCTTACCTTGAACTTGTATCAAAAAACAATAAAGGAATACAAGTCTTTGAAGATTTTAATCCCATTCAAGAAACAATCTTGCTTGGATTACGAAAAACAGAAGGAATTTCTCTATCGGATTTTAATCAAAAATTTAATGGTTCTGTTTTCCAAAAATATCCTGAATTAGAAAACCATTTATCAAATGGACTCTTAGAAATGAAAAACGATCGGTTGTATTTGACCAAAAAAGGAATGCTTTTGTCTAACCAAGTATTTTTGAGTCTGTTTTAG
- the lepA gene encoding translation elongation factor 4 translates to MPIDELKQRQKRIRNFSIIAHIDHGKSTLADRILEMTNSVSMRDMKNQILDSMDLERERGITIKLNSVELKYLAKDNIEYIFHLIDTPGHVDFTYEVSRSLAACEGAILVVDASQGIEAQTLANVYLALDNDLEIITVINKIDLPSANPEKVKKEIEDTIGLDAKDAILASAKEGIGIYDILEAIVKKVPIPRGNIDEPLQALIFDSYYDAYRGVIPLVRIVNGIIQKGDSIQMMATSGIFEVTDLGVYTPKEETRDYLAAGDVGWLSATIKNIEKVHVGDTITHSVSRALHPLPGYRKLTPMVYSGIYPVDADDYEDLKDSLEKLKLSDASLIFEPESSQALGFGFRIGFLGMLHMEIFQERIEREFQQNVIATAPSVNYKVNLTDNTTIEIDNPAMMPLIQRIKSIEEPFVKATIISPSEYVGNIMELCQYKRGIFKDMTYISDIRVEIIYEMPLNEIIFDFFNRLKSNTRGYASFDYELIGYRPGKLIKIDILLNSEPVDALAFLVHQDFAYERGNKICQKLKELIPRQLFEIPVQAAIGTKVIARTNIKAMRKDVLAKCYGGDISRKKKLLEKQKKGKKRMKSVGSVEIPQAAFMSVLSLESDK, encoded by the coding sequence ATTCCAATTGATGAATTAAAGCAAAGGCAAAAAAGAATCCGCAATTTTTCGATTATCGCACATATCGATCATGGCAAATCGACTTTAGCGGATCGAATCTTAGAAATGACCAATTCCGTTTCCATGCGAGATATGAAAAATCAAATTTTAGATTCAATGGATTTAGAAAGAGAACGAGGCATCACCATCAAACTAAATTCCGTTGAATTAAAATATCTTGCAAAAGATAACATCGAATATATTTTTCATTTAATTGACACGCCAGGACATGTCGATTTTACTTATGAAGTATCAAGATCTCTTGCGGCTTGTGAAGGAGCTATTTTAGTAGTAGATGCCTCTCAAGGTATTGAAGCTCAAACACTTGCCAATGTCTATCTTGCTTTAGATAATGATTTAGAAATTATTACCGTTATCAATAAAATTGATTTGCCAAGTGCCAACCCAGAAAAAGTAAAAAAAGAAATAGAAGATACCATAGGACTTGATGCAAAGGATGCAATACTTGCTTCCGCAAAAGAAGGCATTGGCATCTATGATATTTTAGAAGCCATTGTAAAAAAAGTTCCTATTCCTAGAGGAAACATCGATGAACCTCTTCAAGCATTAATCTTTGATTCATATTATGATGCATATCGAGGAGTTATTCCTTTGGTCCGAATTGTGAACGGAATCATTCAAAAAGGAGATTCCATTCAAATGATGGCCACAAGTGGCATCTTTGAAGTGACTGATTTAGGAGTTTATACTCCAAAAGAAGAAACAAGAGACTACCTTGCAGCAGGAGATGTTGGTTGGCTTAGTGCTACCATTAAAAATATCGAAAAAGTTCACGTAGGAGATACCATCACCCATTCTGTTAGTAGAGCGTTACACCCTCTTCCAGGATATAGAAAATTAACACCCATGGTTTATTCTGGAATTTACCCAGTGGATGCAGACGATTATGAAGATTTAAAAGATTCCCTTGAAAAACTTAAATTGAGCGATGCTTCCTTGATTTTTGAACCGGAATCGTCTCAAGCGTTAGGGTTTGGTTTTCGAATTGGCTTTTTAGGAATGCTCCATATGGAGATTTTTCAAGAGCGAATTGAAAGAGAATTCCAACAAAATGTTATTGCGACTGCTCCAAGCGTTAATTACAAAGTTAATTTAACGGATAACACAACCATAGAAATCGATAATCCAGCAATGATGCCTTTGATTCAACGAATTAAGTCTATCGAAGAACCGTTTGTCAAAGCTACCATCATTTCACCAAGTGAATACGTTGGAAATATTATGGAACTTTGTCAATACAAACGTGGAATCTTTAAAGACATGACCTATATCAGCGATATTCGAGTTGAAATTATTTATGAAATGCCTTTAAATGAAATCATCTTTGATTTTTTCAATCGTTTAAAATCAAATACGAGAGGATACGCTTCTTTTGATTACGAACTTATTGGCTATCGTCCAGGAAAACTAATCAAAATTGATATTTTACTAAATAGCGAACCCGTGGATGCGTTAGCATTTCTTGTTCATCAAGACTTCGCTTATGAACGTGGAAACAAGATTTGTCAAAAATTAAAAGAGTTAATTCCAAGACAACTATTCGAAATCCCAGTTCAAGCCGCCATCGGAACCAAAGTAATAGCTCGTACTAACATTAAAGCCATGCGTAAAGATGTTTTAGCTAAATGTTATGGTGGAGATATCTCTCGAAAGAAAAAGCTCTTAGAGAAGCAAAAAAAGGGAAAGAAACGTATGAAATCTGTTGGATCCGTTGAAATACCTCAAGCAGCCTTTATGTCGGTTCTATCGCTTGAATCTGATAAATAA
- the pnp gene encoding polyribonucleotide nucleotidyltransferase, translating to MSEKRVFEREFCGRKLIVEVGQLAKQATGAALVRFEDTAVLSVCVVGKEATTLDYFPLMVMYQEKLYSVGKIPGGFLRREGRPTEAETLASRGIDRPIRPLFDDDFRTEVQIINTVMSVNPDHSPVMTALFGSSLSLGLGGVPFNGPVAGVIVGLIDGEFICNPTAEQLNASTLDLTVAGTKNAINMVEAGAKEVDEDVMLDAIMFGHSKVQELVSFQEEIIKEMGKPRMEIELVSVPEDIRSQVYQLEDKRIIAAISVHEKIARQEAIQAIEDEIRDTLAIKFKKDGLDKDEVKEQLKFVDKVLEEILVKEVRRLITVDKIRPDGRKADEIRPLEAEVDLFERTHGSSLFQRGQTQALATVTLGALREAQIIDGVSIEDGKRFMLHYNFPQFSVGSTGRYSGPGRREIGHGALGERALLQVIPSEEEFPYTIRVVSEILESNGSSSQATICAGTMALMAAGVPLKSAVAGIAMGLVKEDKNYTILTDIQGLEDHFGDMDFKVAGTKDGITALQMDIKISGITKEIFKEALLQAKKARLEILETMLKAIPKARTELSVYAPKVKMMMVSPDKIREIIGSGGKTITAIIEQCGDVKIDIEQTGRVILMHENSFFIDKAIKMIEAIIREVEIGEVYTGTVTRVEKFGCFVELWPGQEGLVHISKLAKERVNNVEDIVKLGDSITVKVIGVDDKGRVDLSRKAVLEDIKN from the coding sequence ATGAGTGAAAAAAGAGTATTTGAAAGAGAATTTTGTGGAAGAAAATTAATTGTCGAAGTTGGACAACTTGCCAAACAAGCTACTGGAGCTGCACTTGTGCGGTTTGAAGACACTGCTGTCTTATCCGTATGTGTTGTTGGAAAAGAAGCAACTACCTTAGATTATTTTCCCTTAATGGTAATGTATCAAGAAAAATTGTATTCCGTCGGTAAAATCCCAGGAGGATTTTTAAGAAGAGAAGGTAGACCAACTGAAGCAGAAACATTAGCTTCAAGAGGGATTGACAGACCAATTCGCCCTTTATTTGATGATGACTTTAGAACCGAAGTTCAAATAATCAATACCGTAATGTCCGTTAACCCAGATCATTCTCCAGTTATGACTGCTTTATTTGGTTCTTCTTTGTCCTTAGGACTTGGTGGAGTTCCATTTAATGGCCCAGTAGCTGGCGTTATTGTAGGATTAATTGATGGAGAGTTTATTTGTAACCCAACGGCAGAACAACTAAATGCTTCGACGCTTGATTTAACCGTCGCAGGAACTAAAAATGCGATAAACATGGTAGAAGCTGGCGCAAAAGAAGTAGATGAAGATGTAATGCTAGACGCCATAATGTTTGGGCATTCTAAAGTACAAGAACTCGTTTCTTTCCAAGAAGAAATCATTAAAGAAATGGGAAAACCAAGAATGGAAATTGAACTGGTTTCTGTTCCAGAAGACATTCGTTCTCAAGTCTATCAATTAGAAGATAAAAGAATTATTGCTGCCATTTCCGTTCATGAAAAAATCGCAAGACAAGAAGCAATTCAAGCGATTGAAGATGAAATAAGAGACACTTTAGCAATCAAATTTAAAAAAGATGGTTTAGACAAAGACGAAGTCAAAGAACAACTTAAATTCGTTGATAAAGTTTTAGAAGAGATTTTAGTTAAAGAAGTAAGACGTTTAATTACAGTCGATAAAATTCGCCCAGATGGTAGAAAAGCAGATGAAATTAGACCTTTAGAAGCTGAAGTTGATTTGTTTGAAAGAACACATGGTTCTTCTTTATTTCAAAGAGGACAAACCCAAGCCTTAGCTACCGTTACATTAGGGGCTTTAAGAGAAGCTCAAATCATTGATGGTGTTTCCATTGAAGATGGCAAACGCTTTATGTTGCATTATAACTTTCCACAATTTTCTGTTGGATCAACAGGAAGATATAGTGGACCAGGACGACGTGAAATCGGCCATGGAGCTTTAGGAGAAAGAGCCTTACTTCAAGTCATTCCTTCCGAAGAAGAATTCCCTTATACGATTCGAGTTGTATCAGAAATTCTAGAATCCAATGGATCATCTTCTCAAGCAACTATTTGTGCAGGTACTATGGCATTAATGGCTGCAGGAGTTCCTTTAAAATCTGCAGTGGCAGGAATTGCAATGGGACTTGTTAAAGAAGACAAAAACTACACAATATTAACAGATATTCAAGGTCTTGAAGATCATTTTGGCGATATGGACTTTAAAGTTGCTGGAACAAAAGATGGAATCACGGCTTTGCAAATGGACATTAAAATTTCTGGAATCACCAAAGAAATCTTTAAAGAAGCATTGCTTCAAGCAAAAAAAGCAAGACTTGAAATACTTGAAACCATGCTGAAAGCAATACCAAAAGCTCGTACTGAACTTTCGGTTTACGCTCCTAAAGTTAAAATGATGATGGTTTCTCCAGATAAAATTCGTGAAATTATCGGAAGTGGTGGAAAAACCATTACCGCAATCATCGAACAATGTGGAGATGTTAAAATTGATATCGAACAAACAGGCCGCGTTATTTTAATGCATGAAAATAGTTTCTTTATTGACAAAGCCATTAAAATGATTGAAGCCATTATTCGTGAAGTTGAAATTGGCGAAGTCTATACAGGTACCGTAACAAGAGTTGAAAAGTTTGGATGCTTCGTTGAATTATGGCCAGGCCAAGAAGGCTTAGTTCATATTTCTAAACTTGCAAAAGAACGTGTAAATAACGTAGAAGACATTGTAAAACTTGGCGATTCAATTACCGTTAAAGTAATCGGTGTCGATGACAAAGGCAGAGTAGATTTATCAAGAAAAGCTGTTTTAGAAGACATAAAAAATTAA
- the rpsO gene encoding 30S ribosomal protein S15 encodes MALTKERTKEIVKEYGFKEGDTGSPEIQVALLTEEIQVLNEHLKVHKHDFHSRRGLLMKVGKRRSLLKYLQSVSLERYQVLIQKLGLRR; translated from the coding sequence ATGGCATTAACAAAAGAAAGAACAAAGGAAATTGTTAAAGAATATGGATTCAAAGAAGGGGACACTGGTTCTCCTGAAATCCAAGTTGCACTTTTAACAGAAGAAATTCAAGTTCTAAATGAGCATTTAAAAGTACACAAACATGATTTCCATTCAAGACGCGGTCTTTTAATGAAAGTAGGTAAGCGCCGTAGCTTACTGAAATATTTACAATCCGTATCGCTTGAAAGATATCAAGTGCTTATTCAAAAACTTGGATTACGTCGATAG
- a CDS encoding DUF2779 domain-containing protein, translating to MILRTFDLLNYLRCRRFAALDSIRRLNQTTNSNETKKDSFTQNKINSFYPVIEPEEELLNSNEEKESNHFTLSATYLKYYQIVQTLLKQKYTNEVLSTEQDYEFSFRNDITLSIHMDFKIETAHLSRFLTLSMSSSTEFLKLKYHINKKKSNLFYQDNQGIYHVSMPIINTDDLTNYYDKFKKITNRHTDLGRMVYDLAFKQFVLKRLYPNTLMNQYLILVHSDYVYDGNDYTLDFVKLFDFTEVINSMQEKMESDLYRMINHIELRDDSRCLLVKNECLKGTSFQCEFVDYCFSHVPETNSLFAYFSQHVGFKEGPHKSDILHDTYDLINEGVVDMLDIPISWLQREKNLMQRYCVENEYTYLNKKKITAYIKTLKYPLIFLDFEAYPSLLPRFYGETPYTQSVFQFSIHIQNDPSIKDKNLLIHHEFLSKDDADHREELVDQLLLSIPKGNSNIIVYNETFERGRLLELSLLFPKQKDRLLEISSRLFDLLKVLKTDIDFYIGLGFSKEEAERYNYYHPLLSGNYSLKKVLPLFDKPYYDTLPINNGVLAYTNYALLPLLSEKDKKQTIKNLLNYCKQDTLSMFSILEGIKKMLK from the coding sequence ATGATTCTTAGAACTTTTGATTTATTGAATTATCTAAGGTGCAGAAGATTTGCAGCTTTAGATTCAATAAGAAGATTAAATCAGACCACTAATTCTAATGAAACCAAAAAAGACTCTTTTACCCAAAATAAAATAAATTCTTTTTACCCCGTCATTGAACCTGAAGAAGAACTATTAAATTCAAACGAGGAAAAAGAATCCAATCATTTTACGTTATCTGCTACTTATTTAAAATATTATCAAATTGTACAAACCCTTTTAAAACAGAAATATACAAATGAAGTGTTATCAACCGAACAAGACTATGAATTTTCATTTCGAAACGATATCACCCTTTCTATCCATATGGATTTTAAGATTGAAACCGCACATTTATCTCGTTTTTTAACCCTTAGCATGTCTTCATCGACAGAATTTTTAAAACTAAAGTATCATATAAATAAGAAAAAAAGCAATTTGTTTTATCAAGATAATCAAGGGATATATCATGTATCTATGCCGATAATCAATACAGATGATCTCACAAATTACTATGATAAATTTAAAAAAATTACAAACAGACATACCGATTTAGGAAGAATGGTATATGACTTGGCGTTTAAACAATTTGTTTTGAAGCGATTGTATCCAAATACATTAATGAATCAATATCTTATTTTAGTCCATTCGGATTACGTATATGATGGGAATGATTATACACTTGATTTCGTCAAATTATTTGATTTCACCGAAGTCATAAATTCCATGCAAGAAAAAATGGAATCCGATTTGTATCGGATGATTAATCACATTGAATTAAGAGACGATTCACGTTGTTTACTAGTGAAAAACGAATGTTTAAAAGGAACTTCATTTCAGTGTGAATTCGTGGATTATTGTTTCTCTCATGTTCCAGAAACCAATTCCTTGTTTGCCTATTTTAGTCAACATGTAGGTTTTAAAGAAGGACCTCATAAAAGTGATATTCTTCATGATACTTACGACTTAATCAACGAAGGCGTCGTTGATATGTTAGATATTCCAATATCTTGGCTTCAAAGAGAAAAAAACTTGATGCAACGTTATTGTGTTGAAAACGAATATACTTATTTAAATAAGAAAAAAATAACAGCTTATATTAAAACATTGAAATATCCACTTATCTTTCTAGACTTTGAGGCTTACCCCTCTTTGCTCCCAAGATTTTACGGAGAAACACCCTATACCCAAAGTGTATTTCAATTTTCAATTCATATCCAAAATGATCCATCCATCAAAGACAAAAATTTATTGATTCATCATGAATTTTTGTCAAAAGATGATGCCGATCATCGAGAAGAACTTGTGGATCAATTACTACTTTCGATTCCAAAAGGAAATTCAAATATCATTGTGTATAATGAAACGTTTGAAAGAGGACGTCTTTTGGAACTTTCCCTCCTTTTTCCAAAACAGAAAGATAGGCTACTAGAAATTAGTTCGAGATTGTTTGACCTTCTTAAAGTCTTAAAAACAGACATCGATTTTTACATTGGTCTTGGGTTTTCAAAAGAAGAAGCTGAAAGATATAATTATTATCATCCTTTGCTTTCAGGAAACTATTCTTTAAAAAAAGTCCTACCATTATTTGACAAACCTTACTATGATACTTTACCAATTAATAATGGCGTATTAGCTTATACCAATTATGCCCTTCTGCCATTATTATCCGAAAAAGATAAAAAACAAACAATTAAAAATCTTTTGAATTATTGCAAACAAGATACCTTATCGATGTTTTCAATCCTAGAAGGAATCAAAAAAATGCTAAAGTAA
- a CDS encoding NUDIX domain-containing protein produces the protein MQRRDINKETYRVGCRAIIQNKDLILLEYVNKLDIYTLPGGGLEPNETLEECLKREVLEETGYHVDIIRPTVTVYEYFIDSTWENHYFLCSLASEQQDELNLTKEEMKNGQELSWISSIDALFLFDSYESTNLYGQNILSREFIGLMNSI, from the coding sequence ATGCAAAGAAGAGATATAAACAAAGAAACCTATCGAGTTGGTTGTAGAGCGATTATTCAAAATAAAGATTTGATTTTACTTGAATATGTGAACAAATTAGATATTTATACCTTGCCTGGTGGTGGACTTGAACCAAACGAAACATTAGAAGAGTGCTTAAAAAGAGAAGTATTGGAAGAAACGGGATATCATGTAGATATCATTAGGCCAACCGTAACCGTTTATGAATACTTTATCGATTCCACTTGGGAAAATCACTATTTCTTATGTTCACTTGCCTCAGAACAACAAGACGAACTAAACCTAACAAAAGAAGAAATGAAAAACGGTCAAGAATTATCATGGATTTCAAGCATTGATGCGCTTTTTCTGTTTGATTCTTATGAAAGCACCAATTTATATGGACAAAACATTTTATCGCGTGAATTTATCGGTTTAATGAATAGCATTTAA